One Nocardioides luti DNA window includes the following coding sequences:
- a CDS encoding ABC transporter substrate-binding protein: MRIVSLLPSTTEILFAIGAGPDVVGVTFECDHPAEARTRTIVSTSAMPEGLSSAEIDAFVVGAMERGEDLYHLSADALSSLDASLVVTQDLCAVCAVDVSVVDDALAHLGCTADVLTIDPHTLDEVFASIEELGRATGRAEAASSLVVSLRDRLAAVRRAVAGRLRPRVMLLEWTDPPFAPGHWVPEMIEAAGGEPLLGTPGAPSLRTTWEAVRAARPDVVIAAPCGFDLAGAQSLADDLVASGVLPPGVPVHAVDANAAWARPGTRLVDGVEELARILHGV; encoded by the coding sequence GTGCGCATCGTCTCCCTGCTCCCGTCCACCACCGAGATCCTCTTCGCGATCGGGGCGGGGCCCGACGTCGTGGGCGTGACCTTCGAGTGCGACCACCCCGCCGAGGCCCGGACCCGGACGATCGTGTCGACGTCCGCGATGCCCGAGGGGCTGTCGTCGGCGGAGATCGACGCCTTCGTGGTGGGCGCGATGGAGCGGGGCGAGGACCTCTACCACCTGTCCGCGGACGCGCTCTCCTCTCTCGACGCCTCCCTCGTCGTGACACAGGACCTGTGCGCGGTGTGCGCGGTCGACGTCTCGGTGGTCGACGACGCGCTGGCACACCTGGGCTGCACGGCGGACGTGCTGACGATCGACCCGCACACGCTGGACGAGGTCTTCGCCTCGATCGAGGAGCTGGGCCGGGCGACCGGGCGCGCCGAGGCCGCCTCGTCGCTGGTGGTCTCACTGCGGGACCGGCTCGCGGCGGTGCGGCGGGCCGTTGCCGGCCGCTTGCGCCCGCGGGTGATGCTGCTGGAATGGACCGACCCGCCGTTCGCACCGGGCCACTGGGTGCCGGAGATGATCGAGGCCGCGGGCGGTGAGCCGCTGCTCGGCACGCCGGGGGCGCCCTCGCTGAGGACGACCTGGGAAGCCGTGCGGGCCGCTCGTCCCGACGTGGTCATCGCCGCGCCGTGCGGCTTCGACCTGGCCGGCGCGCAGTCGCTCGCGGACGACCTGGTCGCCTCGGGCGTCCTGCCCCCCGGCGTACCCGTCCACGCGGTCGACGCCAACGCCGCCTGGGCCCGCCCCGGCACCCGCCTCGTCGACGGTGTCGAGGAGCTGGCCCGGATCCTGCACGGGGTCTGA
- a CDS encoding sulfite exporter TauE/SafE family protein produces the protein MADPSTTVLALLALAGLAAGFVDAVVGGGGLIQLPALLLGLPNAAPVQILATNKLGSICGTSISSVTYYRRVRPDPRTFLPLMLLAFAGSAAGAVVASHLPREAFDPIVLVVLVVVGAYVLLKPSLGGATALRFAGHHHTLAAMGTGLVIGFYDGALGPGTGSFFVFTLVGLLGYNFLEASAKARLANWATNFAALCVFVPHGAVLWKVGLVMGVANLVGGYVGARTAVARGSAFVRVFFILVVSAFIVRIGGEVLGLWG, from the coding sequence ATGGCCGACCCGTCCACCACCGTGCTGGCCCTGCTGGCGCTGGCGGGTCTCGCCGCCGGGTTCGTCGACGCGGTCGTGGGCGGCGGCGGGCTGATCCAGCTGCCGGCGCTGCTGCTCGGGCTGCCGAACGCCGCCCCCGTCCAGATCCTCGCCACCAACAAGCTGGGCAGCATCTGCGGCACGTCGATCAGCTCCGTCACCTACTACCGCCGCGTCCGCCCCGACCCCCGCACGTTCCTCCCGCTGATGCTGCTCGCCTTCGCGGGCTCGGCGGCCGGGGCGGTGGTCGCCTCCCACCTGCCGCGCGAGGCCTTCGACCCGATCGTGCTCGTGGTGCTGGTCGTCGTCGGGGCGTACGTCCTCCTCAAGCCGTCCCTCGGCGGCGCCACCGCGCTCCGCTTCGCCGGTCACCACCACACGCTCGCGGCGATGGGCACCGGCCTGGTCATCGGCTTCTACGACGGGGCGCTCGGGCCCGGCACCGGCAGCTTCTTCGTCTTCACGCTGGTCGGCCTGCTCGGCTACAACTTCCTCGAGGCCTCCGCCAAGGCGCGCCTGGCCAACTGGGCCACGAACTTCGCCGCCCTCTGCGTCTTCGTCCCCCACGGCGCGGTGCTGTGGAAGGTCGGCCTCGTCATGGGCGTGGCGAACCTCGTGGGCGGCTACGTCGGCGCGCGCACGGCGGTCGCCCGCGGCTCGGCCTTCGTCCGCGTCTTCTTCATCCTGGTCGTCTCCGCGTTCATCGTGCGGATCGGCGGCGAGGTCCTGGGCCTCTGGGGATGA
- a CDS encoding YigZ family protein: MSAHYLVPRRDAAVETEVRRSRFLCTLARVADEQAARAVVEGLRRQHPDAGHHCSAYVLGPPGPARVERAADDGEPAGTAGAPMLEVLRGAEVGDVVAVVTRWFGGTLLGAGGLVRAYGDAVRAALASAGTRRRELLSELTLEVGHGDAGRVESELRTRGIAVLDTAYAVRVVLRLGVAPHDVPRLHALLAELTGGTAVAEPAGERWVDR; encoded by the coding sequence ATGAGCGCCCACTACCTGGTCCCGCGCCGAGACGCCGCCGTCGAGACGGAGGTACGCCGCTCCCGCTTCCTCTGCACCCTGGCCCGCGTCGCCGACGAGCAGGCGGCCCGGGCCGTCGTCGAGGGGTTGCGGCGGCAGCACCCGGACGCCGGGCACCACTGCTCGGCGTACGTCCTCGGCCCGCCCGGACCGGCCCGCGTCGAGCGCGCCGCCGACGACGGCGAGCCCGCCGGCACCGCGGGCGCGCCCATGCTCGAGGTGCTCCGCGGCGCCGAGGTCGGCGACGTCGTCGCGGTCGTGACGCGCTGGTTCGGCGGCACCCTGCTCGGCGCCGGCGGGCTCGTGCGGGCGTACGGCGACGCCGTCCGCGCCGCGCTCGCCTCGGCCGGGACCCGCCGCCGCGAGCTGCTCAGCGAGCTCACCCTCGAGGTCGGCCACGGCGACGCCGGTCGGGTCGAGAGCGAGCTGCGCACCCGCGGGATCGCGGTGCTCGACACGGCGTACGCCGTTCGCGTGGTGCTCCGGCTCGGCGTCGCGCCCCACGACGTGCCCCGCCTCCACGCCCTGCTCGCGGAGCTCACCGGCGGCACCGCGGTGGCCGAGCCCGCGGGCGAGCGCTGGGTCGACCGCTGA
- a CDS encoding VOC family protein: protein MTATAPTWISAFLDLAHPDYERGVVFWGLVTGYRVSSPRGEQQEFATLVPRDGDDFLRVQRLGDGRSRIHLDLHVPDPAAAAAAAQELGATVTTESEHGYVVLASPGGLVFCFVGHHGAVRPRPQSWRGGHRSLVDQVCLDIPRDIHDAETAFWQALLGWEPAASSVSADFSVLQRPEGQPFRFLLQRLGEGQGRVRAHLDLATDDRTAEVARHVALGARVRREHPRWTVLADATGSAYCITDRDPETGSLPVGPGH, encoded by the coding sequence ATGACCGCCACGGCGCCGACCTGGATCAGCGCGTTCCTCGACCTCGCCCACCCCGACTACGAGCGGGGCGTGGTCTTCTGGGGGCTGGTCACCGGCTACCGCGTCTCCTCCCCGCGCGGGGAGCAGCAGGAGTTCGCGACGCTCGTGCCGCGCGACGGCGACGACTTCCTGCGGGTCCAGCGGCTCGGCGACGGCCGGTCCCGCATCCACCTCGACCTGCACGTGCCGGACCCCGCCGCGGCCGCCGCCGCGGCCCAGGAGCTGGGGGCGACGGTCACGACCGAGAGCGAGCACGGCTACGTCGTCCTGGCCTCTCCCGGTGGCCTGGTCTTCTGCTTCGTGGGCCACCACGGGGCGGTCCGGCCCCGGCCGCAGTCGTGGCGCGGCGGCCACCGCAGCCTGGTCGACCAGGTCTGCCTCGACATCCCGCGCGACATCCACGACGCCGAGACCGCGTTCTGGCAAGCGCTGCTCGGCTGGGAGCCCGCCGCCTCGTCGGTCTCGGCCGACTTCAGCGTCCTGCAGCGCCCCGAGGGCCAGCCGTTCCGCTTCCTCCTGCAGCGGCTCGGCGAGGGCCAGGGCCGGGTCCGCGCCCACCTCGACCTCGCGACGGACGACCGGACGGCCGAGGTCGCCCGCCACGTGGCGCTCGGGGCCCGGGTCCGTCGCGAGCACCCGCGCTGGACGGTGCTGGCCGACGCCACCGGCTCGGCGTACTGCATCACCGACCGCGACCCCGAAACCGGGTCGCTTCCTGTCGGTCCCGGCCACTAG
- a CDS encoding DUF2695 domain-containing protein, whose amino-acid sequence MDDLSRDGLTQPISGECLPCYVARMLRTEGCDHTWRWASRFRELRSPDAAGMQRRLSRRGAACDCGIFVSELTLARHQLVRDLDTDELEQPAVAPDCSAVRRTSTHPCANWERIR is encoded by the coding sequence GTGGACGACCTCAGCCGCGACGGGCTCACCCAGCCGATCTCGGGCGAGTGCCTGCCCTGCTACGTCGCGCGGATGCTCCGCACCGAGGGCTGCGACCACACCTGGCGCTGGGCCTCACGGTTCCGCGAGCTGCGCTCGCCCGACGCCGCAGGCATGCAGCGGCGGCTGAGCCGTCGCGGCGCCGCGTGCGACTGCGGGATCTTCGTGAGCGAGCTGACCCTGGCGCGCCACCAGCTCGTGCGCGACCTCGACACCGACGAGCTCGAGCAGCCGGCGGTGGCGCCGGACTGCTCGGCCGTACGCCGCACCTCCACCCATCCGTGCGCGAACTGGGAGCGGATCCGGTGA
- a CDS encoding CBU_0592 family membrane protein has translation MDLTVLLVNVLGWVGMALLIGAYALVTAGRVHASGLPFQLMNLFGGGFLMVNSAYYGAWPSAVLNLVWVGIGSVGLLRARGRSGVSGGPATVPGEETVADAPLGRGAAGEQ, from the coding sequence GTGGACCTCACCGTGCTGCTCGTCAACGTCCTCGGCTGGGTCGGGATGGCCCTGCTCATCGGCGCCTACGCCCTGGTCACCGCCGGCCGCGTGCACGCCAGCGGCCTGCCCTTCCAGCTGATGAACCTCTTCGGCGGCGGCTTCCTGATGGTCAACTCGGCGTACTACGGCGCCTGGCCCTCCGCCGTCCTCAACCTCGTCTGGGTCGGCATCGGCTCGGTCGGCCTGCTCCGCGCGCGCGGCCGGTCCGGGGTGAGCGGTGGGCCGGCCACCGTTCCCGGCGAGGAGACGGTGGCCGACGCACCGCTGGGTCGCGGTGCCGCCGGGGAGCAGTGA